Proteins encoded within one genomic window of Ailuropoda melanoleuca isolate Jingjing chromosome 16, ASM200744v2, whole genome shotgun sequence:
- the DEPDC7 gene encoding DEP domain-containing protein 7 has protein sequence MATVREKAAALNLSAFHSPAQRPPGFSVAQKPFGATYVWCSIINTLQTQVEVKKRRHHLKRHNDCFVGSEAVDVIFSHLIQNKYFGDVDIPRAKVVRVCQALMDYKVFEPVPTRVFGKDKKPTFEDSSCSLYRFTTTPNQDSPLGKENKLYSPSRYSDALFKSSGIKSASLEDLWENLSLEPTNSSPVNISATLSPQVINEVWQEETIGRLLQLVDLPLLDSLLKQQEVVSKVPQPQRQPDLVNSSNYLDRGILKAYSDSQEDEWLSAATDCLEYLPDQMVVDISRNFPEQPDRIDLVKELLFDAIGKYYSSREPLLNHLSDVHNGIAELLVNGKTEIALEATQLFLKLLDSQNREEFRRLLYFMAVAAHPSEFKLQKESDNRMVVKRIFSKAIVDNKNLSKGKTDLLVLFLMDHQKDVFKIPGTLHKIVSVKLMAIQKGRDPNRDAGYIYCQRIDQSDYSDHTQKTTKDELMNLLKTIDEDSKLSAKEKKKLLGQFYKCHPDIFIEYFGD, from the exons ATGGCCACGGTGCGGGAGAAGGCGGCGGCGCTGAATCTCTCGGCTTTCCACAGCCCGGCGCAGAGGCCTCCCG GTTTCAGTGTGGCCCAGAAACCATTTGGAGCCACGTATGTGTGGTGCAGCATTATAAACACTCTTCAAACACAGGTGGAGGTGAAAAAGCGAAGACACCATTTAAAAAGACACAACGACTGCTTTGTTGGTTCAGAAGCTGTGGATGTCATTTTTTCTCACCTAATTCAGAATAAATATTTCGGTGACGTAGATATTCCTCGGGCCAAAGTGGTGAGAGTGTGTCAAGCACTTATGGACTACAAAGTATTTGAACCAGTTCCAACCAGAGtctttggaaaagacaaaaaacctACATTTGAAGATAGTAGTTGCAGCCTTTATAGATTCACCACCACACCCAACCAAGACAGTCCGTTAGGCAAAGAGAATAAACTATATTCGCCTTCCAG gtATTCAGATGCATTATTTAAGTCATCTGGTATCAAATCAGCAAGTTTAGAGGACCTGTGGGAAAATCTGAGTTTAGAGCCTACTAACTCCTCTCCTGTAAACATCTCTGCAACCTTGTCTCCACAAG TCATTAATGAAGTATGGCAAGAAGAAACAATTGGACGTCTGCTGCAGCTTGTAGACCTTCCACTTCTTGACTCCTTACTCAAACAGCAAGAGGTTGTATCTAAAGTTCCTCAGCCTCAGAGACAACCTGACTTGGTCAACAGCAGTAACTACCTGGATCGAGGGATTCTTAAGGCTTACAGTGACTCTCA GGAAGATGAATGGCTCTCTGCAGCAACTGACTGCTTAGAATACCTTCCAGACCAGATGGTGGTGGACATAAGCAGAAACTTTCCCGAGCAACCAGATAGGATAGACTTAGTGAAAGAACTTCTGTTTGATGCCATTGGCAAATATTACAGTAGTAGGGAACCTCTGTTAAATCACTTATCTGATGTTCATAATGGCATTGCAGAACTCTTAG TGAACGGGAAGACTGAAATAGCATTAGAAGCCACTCAGCTCTTTCTAAAGCTTTTGGACTCCCAAAATAGAGAAGAATTTAGAAGACTGCTGTATTTCATGGCTGTTGCAGCACATCCTTCTGAatttaaattacagaaagaa agcgACAACAGAATGGTTGTGAAAAGGATATTCTCAAAAGCGATTGTTGACAATAAAAATTTATCCAAAGGCAAAACTGATCTTCTCGTACTCTTTTTAATGGATCatcaaaaagatgtttttaag attccaggAACTCTACATAAAATTGTTAGTGTTAAGCTCATGGCCATTCAGAAGGGAAGAGATCCAAATAGAGACGCAG gatatatatattgCCAGAGAATTGATCAAAGTGATTATTCTGACCATACACAGAAGACAACCAAGGATGAACTAATGAATTTACTAAAGACTATTGATGAGGATTCAAAACTGTCtgctaaagagaagaaaaaattgctAGGTCAATTCTATAAGTGTCATCCAGACATCTTTATTGAGTATTTTGGGGACTGA